One window of Salmo salar chromosome ssa11, Ssal_v3.1, whole genome shotgun sequence genomic DNA carries:
- the LOC123725206 gene encoding replication protein A 70 kDa DNA-binding subunit, with amino-acid sequence MTLNLTDGAIENVSSFISGSDPPLTRLVMSDGLHTMSYFTQATQLNRLVEENCLLPYCVCLLKRSVTNILNDGRCWVTVLEMEVVKSAEEMGGKIGTPTPYVEVSRVYEEWSTTHRTSSQLDTTVGSTGVNMGQHPCGTLSTPCRVHALTN; translated from the exons ATGACATTAAATCTCACAGACGGTGCAATTGAG AACGTCAGTTCTTTCATAAGTGGTTCTGATCCACCCTTGACCCGCCTCGTGATGAGTGATGGCCTGCACACCATGTCCT aCTTCACGCAGGCTACCCAGTTGAACCGTCTGGTTGAGGAGAACTGTCTGCTCCCCTACTGTGTCTGTCTACTGAAGAGGAGTGTCACCAACATACTGAATGATGGAAG gtgttgGGTGACAGTATTGGAGATGGAGGTGGTGAAGTCAgcagaggagatgggagggaagATTGGAACACCCACTCCCTATGTGGAAG tttcccgtgtgtatgaagaatggtccaccacccataggacatccagccaacttgacacaactgtgggaagcactggagtcaacatgggccagcatccctgtggaacgctttcgacaccttgtagagtccatgccctgacgaattga